A genomic stretch from Helianthus annuus cultivar XRQ/B chromosome 1, HanXRQr2.0-SUNRISE, whole genome shotgun sequence includes:
- the LOC110898786 gene encoding copper-transporting ATPase HMA4: MDANGKDDLKIPLLEPSDAVVLDIKPVRNVDHGVRTITFKIGGMECASCSTSIESVLQELNGVESAIVSALQGQAVVKYVPELVGVKAIKEAVEDAGFEVTEFSEQDIAVCRLKINGMMCTSCSESVERALSMVEGVKKVVVGLALEEAKVNYDPNVINTDRIVEAVEDAGFGAELIGSGNDGNKVHIKLEGIVSPDNMNMIKSSLESLNGVNHVEIDMEECKVTVGYDPDLTGSRSLIQFIQESCHYQASLYVPERRYETEKNHEIKLYRNQFLWSCLFSVPLLMFSMVLPMIPPYGNWLNYKLQNMLTVGMVLRWILCTPVQFIIGKRFYVGSYHALRRKSANMDVLVALGTNAAYFYSVYTVIKALISDAFEGQDFFETSTMLISFILLGKYLESIAKGKTSDALAKLTDLAPDTACLLTMDNNGNVISETEISSQLIQKNDVLKIFPGSKFPVDGVIIDGHGYVNESMITGEAIPIAKSTGDRVIGGTVNENGCLLIKVTHIGSETALSQIVQIVEAAQLARAPVQKLADRISRFFVPAVVAAALVTWLAWYIPGALGLYPKSWIPKAMDEFELALQFGISVLVVACPCALGLATPTAVMVATGKGATQGVLIKGGNALEKAHKVNTIVFDKTGTLTVGKPEVVSDVLFSEISMEEFCNLAIAVEANSEHPIAKAIVEHAKNKLLDHKSQIANNSVVKDFEEHPGAGVGCKVGDKTVFVGNKKLMRLSNVSVDPEIENYFSDNEKLARTCVLVAVDGKVAGAFAVTDPVKPEAVHVISFLRSMNVNSIMVTGDNWSTATAIAKEVGIENVYAEIDPLGKADRVKDLQARGKIVAMVGDGINDSPALVAANVGMAIGAGTDVAIEAADIVLIKSNLEDVITAVDLSRKTIARIHLNYVWALGYNILGMPIAAGVLFPFTGIRLPPWLAGALMAASSISVVCSSLLLQTYKKPFTYSK; encoded by the exons ATGGATGCCAATGGGAAAGACGATCTGAAGATACCACTTCTGGAACCTTCCGATGCTGTTGTACTAGATATTAAACCAGTTCGCAATGTGGATCACGGAGTCAGGACCATTACATTCAAAATAGGAGGTATGGAATGTGCATCATGTTCAACATCCATCGAATCTGTACTTCAGGAGCTGAACGGTGTTGAGAGCGCTATTGTGTCGGCACTTCAAGGCCAGGCTGTCGTTAAATACGTGCCAGAACTTGTTGGT GTAAAAGCAATCAAAGAGGCTGTTGAAGATGCAGGCTTTGAAGTTACCGAATTCTCAGAGCAAGACATTGCGGTATGCCGACTTAAAATTAACGGAATGATGTGTACAAGTTGCTCCGAGTCAGTTGAACGTGCCCTTTCGATGGTTGAAGGTGTGAAAAAGGTGGTTGTCGGTTTAGCACTAGAAGAAGCAAAGGTAAACTACGATCCTAATGTTATAAACACCGATCGCATAGTCGAAGCAGTTGAAGATGCTGGATTTGGGGCAGAACTTATTGGTTCCGGCAATGATGGAAACAAAGTGCATATAAAGCTCGAAGGTATCGTTTCTCCAGACAATATGAACATGATCAAGAGTTCTTTAGAGTCGTTAAATGGTGTCAATCATGTTGAGATTGACATGGAAGAATGTAAGGTGACTGTTGGATACGATCCGGATTTGACGGGTTCAAGGTCACTTATACAGTTCATCCAAGAATCGTGTCATTATCAGGCGAGTTTATACGTCCCAGAAAGACGATATGAAACAGAGAAAAATCATGAGATTAAATTGTACAGAAATCAGTTTTTGTGGAGCTGTTTATTTTCTGTTCCGCTTTTAATGTTCTCTATGGTACTTCCGATGATTCCGCCTTACGGGAATTGGTTAAACTATAAACTTCAAAACATGCTTACCGTTGGAATGGTTTTAAGATGGATCCTCTGCACACCAGTGCAGTTCATTATAGGTAAAAG GTTTTACGTGGGATCGTATCACGCACTGAGGCGAAAATCTGCTAACATGGATGTACTGGTTGCACTTGGGACTAACGCTGCATACTTTTATTCTGTATACACAGTAATAAAAGCACTGATTTCAGACGCGTTTGAGGGACAAGATTTCTTCGAAACTAGTACAATGTTGATATCATTTATTCTTTTAGGCAAGTATTTGGAGTCTATAGCTAAAGGAAAGACATCTGATGCGTTAGCAAAGTTGACGGACCTTGCTCCCGACACCGCTTGTCTTTTGACAATGGATAACAATGGAAATGTCATTTCGGAAACCGAAATTAGTTCTCAACTAATACAAAAAAACGACGTTTTAAAGATTTTTCCCGGGTCGAAATTTCCCGTTGATGGGGTTATTATCGATGGACATGGTTATGTGAATGAAAGTATGATTACAGGAGAAGCGATTCCAATTGCTAAAAGCACCGGTGACAGG GTAATTGGTGGGACAGTGAATGAAAATGGATGCTTGTTGATCAAGGTGACGCATATAGGGTCAGAAACTGCACTTTCGCAAATTGTTCAGATAGTTGAGGCTGCTCAACTTGCAAGAGCTCCTGTACAGAAGCTTGCTGATCGGATATCGAGGTTTTTTGTACCTGCG GTTGTCGCAGCTGCTCTTGTGACATGGTTAGCATGGTATATTCCCGGTGCATTAGGACTTTATCCAAAAAGTTGGATACCAAAGGCAATGGATGAATTTGAGCTCGCACTACAATTTGGAATTTCGGTTTTAGTTGTGGCATGCCCTTGTGCTCTGGGTCTAGCCACACCCACTGCAGTTATGGTTGCAACCGGTAAGGGTGCTACACAAGGTGTCCTTATTAAGGGTGGAAATGCACTTGAAAAGGCACACAAG GTTAACACGATTGTGTTTGATAAAACGGGAACGTTGACTGTTGGAAAACCGGAAGTTGTTAGTGATGTGCTTTTTTCTGAAATATCGATGGAGGAGTTCTGTAATTTGGCAATTGCTGTAGAG GCAAATAGCGAACACCCAATAGCAAAAGCGATTGTGGAGCATGCGAAGAACAAACTACTTGATCACAAATCTCAAATTGCAAACAATTCAGTTGTAAAGGACTTTGAGGAGCACCCTGGAGCCGGAGTGGGGTGTAAAGTCGGAGACAAAACGGTTTTCGTCGGGAACAAGAAACTTATGAGGTTATCTAATGTTTCAGTTGACCCTGAGATCGAGAATTATTTTTCAGATAATGAAAAACTGGCACGCACGTGTGTACTAGTGGCGGTTGATGGGAAGGTTGCTGGTGCTTTTGCGGTAACTGACCCGGTCAAACCGGAAGCTGTACATGTGATATCGTTTCTCAGGTCGATGAACGTTAACAGTATTATGGTAACTGGGGATAACTGGTCAACTGCAACTGCTATAGCGAAGGAGGTTGGGATTGAAAATGTTTACGCTGAGATTGATCCTTTGGGTAAAGCTGATAGGGTAAAAGATTTGCAG GCGAGAGGAAAGATAGTTGCAATGGTGGGAGACGGCATAAACGATTCACCAGCACTCGTTGCAGCCAATGTAGGGATGGCGATTGGTGCAGGAACCGATGTAGCAATTGAAGCCGCAGACATAGTGCTCATCAAAAGCAACTTGGAAGATGTGATCACCGCCGTCGATCTTTCAAGAAAGACAATCGCTCGAATCCATCTTAACTATGTGTGGGCCCTTGGTTACAACATACTCGGCATGCCTATCGCAGCCGGAGTTCTATTTCCGTTCACTGGAATTCGGTTACCTCCTTGGTTGGCTGGAGCTCTCATGGCGGCTTCTTCTATTAGTGTGGTTTGTTCGTCACTCCTCTTGCAGACATACAAGAAGCCATTTACATACTCAAAATGA